GGTGAGCAGTCTGATGAATATGCCTGTTCAGCCTAACAAGGCTATTGTGGGCCGTAATGCTTTTGCTCACTCTTCTGGTATCCATCAGGATGGTGTGTTGAAGAATGTTCAGACTTATGAGATTATTGATCCTAAGGATGTGGGATTGGATGATAATGCTATCGTATTGACAGCTCGCTCTGGTCGTGCGGCATTGAAGTATCGTCTCCATGTAAATGGTGTCAATGTGGACGATGAAGAGAAACTCGATAAGATTTACAAGAAGTTCCTCCAGTTGGCTGATAAGAAGAAAGAGGTTACTGACGAGGATGTGTTGATGCTCGCTGGTGCTGATTCTGCTGACAAGCATGGTGTTCAGCTCGACTGGTTGCAGGTTACTACCGGTAAGGGTGTCAAGAGTGTGGCAAGTATTGGTCTCAATATCGCTGGGCAGAAGTTCGAGGCTGCATCTTCTGGTAATGGTCCTGTGGATGCTGCTATCCGTGCTCTCAAGAAGGTGATTACCAAGGAAATGAACCTCAAAGAGTTCACTATTCAGGCTATTGACAAGGGCTCTGATGATGTGGGTAAGGTTCATATGCAGGTAGAATACGATGGTCATGTTTACTATGGCTTCGGTGCTGATACCGATATTGTGACAGCTTCTGTAGAGGCTTATATTGATTGTATTAACAAGTTCAAGGTGAGATAGTTATTCAGTTTATATATATATCTTGACTTGTCATTAAACTTAAACTATAAATATTAAACATTAGCATAATGAATACATTATTCGACAAGATTTGGGACAAGCATGTTGTCCAGATTGTACCAGACGGTCCTACACAGCTTTACATCGACCGTCTTTACTGTCACGAAGTTACATCACCTCAGGCTTTTGCTGGTATGCGAGCACGCGGACTCAAGATGTTCCGCCCAGACCAGATTTTCTGTATGCCTGACCACAATACTCCTACTCACGATCAGGATAAACCAATCGAGGATCCTATCTCAAAGAAACAGGTAGATACCTTGGCAAAGAACACCGCTGATTTTGGCGTAACTCACTTTGCCATGAACACCAAGGATAATGGTATCATTCACGTGGTTGGTCCTGAGAAGGGTCTTTCTCTTCCTGGTATGACTATCGTTTGTGGTGACTCTCATACTTCTACTCATGGTGCGATGGGTGCCGTTGCTTTCGGTATCGGTACTTCTGAGGTGGAGATGGTAATGGCTTCACAATGTATTCTCCAGAGCAAACCAAAGTCTATGCGTATCAGCATCAATGGTAAACTCGGCAAGGGTGTTACTGCTAAGGATGTGGCACTCTATCTGATGAGCCAGCTCACTACTTCTGGTGCTACCGGTTACTTCGTCGAGTATAGTGGCGATGTTGTGAAGGATATGTCTATGGAAGGTCGTTTGACTCTCTGTAACCTCTCAATCGAGATGGGTGCCCGTGGTGGTTTTGTAGCTCCTGATGAGACAACTTTCGAGTACATCAAGGGTCGCGAATATGCTCCTAAGGGTGAAGACTGGGATAAAGCTGTAGCTTATTGGAAAACCTTGCAGAGTGGCGATGACGCTGTATTCGATAAGGAATTGACTTTCGATGCTAAGGATATCGAACCTCGTATTACATATGGTACCAATCCTGGTATGGGTATCGGTATCACAGAGAATATTCCAACTCTTGACCAGATTCCTGAGGAAGAACAGGCTGGCTTCAAGAAGAGCCTTAACTACATGGGCTTCCAGCCTGGTGAGAAACTCGAAGGCCATCCTATTGATTATGTATTCTTGGGCGCTTGTACCAATGGTCGTATTGAGGACTTCCGTGCCTTTGCTTCTTTGGTTAAAGGTAAGAAGAAGGCTGAGGGCGTAACTGCTTGGCTTGTACCTGGTTCATGGTTGGTTGATAAACAAATTCGTGAAGAAGGAATCGATAAGATTGTAGAGGCTGCTGGTTTCGAAATCCGTCAGCCAGGATGCTCTGCTTGTCTCGCTATGAACGATGATAAGATTCCTGCAGGTAAGTATTCTGTAAGTACATCAAACCGTAATTTTGAGGGTCGCCAGGGACCAGGTTCCCGTACAATCCTTGCCAGTCCTTATGTGGCAGCAGCTGCTGCTATCACTGGTAAGATTACCGATCCAAGAGAGTTCATGAAATAGTGTTTGATTATCAAGCAAACACTTAGCTTTAAAAATTAAACTTTTAAATAACGATGAAACAGAAATTCAATGTAATTACATCAAGCTGCATTCCTCTTCCTTTGGAGAATGTTGATACAGACCAGATAATTCCTGCCCGTTTCCTCAAAGCTATTGACAAGGAAGGTATGGGCGACAACCTTTTCCGTGATTGGCGTTATAATGCTGACGGTACTCCTAAGCCTGATTTCGTGATGAACGACCCTTCTTACAGTGGTGTCATCCTCGTAGCAGGTAAGAACTTCGGTTCTGGTTCTTCTCGTGAGCATGCTGCTTGGGCCATTGCTGGCGCTGGCTTCCGTGTTGTCATCAGCTCTTTCTTCGCTGATATTCACAAGAACAACGAGTTGAACAACCTTGTTTTGCCTGTTGTCGTAAGTGAGGAATTCCTGAAAGAACTTTTCGAGAGCATCGATAAGGATCATAAGACAGAGGTAAAGGTGGATCTTCCTAATCAGACCGTTACTAATCTTGCTACTGGCAAGAGCGAGCATTTCGAGATCAATGGCTACAAGAAGCACTGTCTCGAGAATGGTTTGGATGATGTGGATTTCCTTGTGCAGAACCGTGACAAGGTAGAGGCTTGGGAAGCTAAAAACAAGTAATTATGGATGTTAACGCAAAGAGAGATAATTCTCGTATCAAGGAGATAGAAATCATGGACTGTACGCTGCGTGATGGCGAACAGACCAATGGTGTCAGTTTCCTTCCTCACGAGAAGTTGATGATAGCAAGAATGCTGTTGCACGATATCAATGTGGATCGCATTGAGGTGGCTTCAGCTCGTGTTTCGGAAGGCGAAAAGGATGCTGTCGCTCGTATTTGCCGTTATGCTAAGACCATAGGTAAACTGGATTCCGTTGAGGTACTTGGATTCGTGGATAACAATAAGAGTGTAGATTGGATTGCTGAATGTGGCGGTCATGTTATCAACCTCTTGGCAAAGGGCAGTTACAAGCACTGCACCCAGCAGCTCAAGATGTCTCCTGAGGAGCATCTTGCGCATATCAAGCAGACCATTGATTATGCCTTGAGCAAGAATTTCACTGTAAATCTCTACTTGGAGGATTGGTCGAGCGGAATGCGCGATAGTCGTGACTATCTCTTCATGATGATGGACGAACTGGTCAAGCTGCCTATCAAGCGTTTCCTTCTTCCTGATACTTTAGGAATTCTGAACCCATTGCAGTGTGTGGAGTATATGCGCCTGATGGTGCGCCGCTATCCGAATACTCACTTCGATTTCCATGCTCATAATGATTATGACTTGGCGGTGAGCAATTCTTTGGCTGCAGTACTGAGTGGGGCTAAGGGACTTCACGTTACCGTAAATGGTCTGGGTGAACGTTGTGGCAATGCGCCTTTAGCGAGCGTGCAGGTGATTCTGAAGGATATGTTTGAGGCTAAAACCAATATCAAGGAAGATCGTCTGAATGAAATCTCCCGTCTGGTAGAGGGGTATAGTGGTATTGCTGTGGCTCCGAATACTCCTGTCGTGGGTGATAATGTCTTCACCCAGGTGGCTGGTGTTCATGCTGATGGCGATAACAAGGACAAACTTTATTGCAATGATCTGGTGCCGGAACGATTCGGCAGACATCGTGAATATGCACTTGGCAAGAACTCCGGTAAGGCTAATATTGTTCAGAATCTTAATGAACTGGGTTTGGAGTTGACGCCGGAGCAGACCAAGGCGGTGACGAAACGTATTACCGAACTGGGTGATCGCAAACAGTTGGTAACTCAGGATGATCTGCCTTATATCGTGAGCGATGTGCTGAAACATTCCGCTCCAGAAGATAAGGTAAAGCTGGTAAGCTACATGGTGTCAACTTCTTATGGTTTGAAGCCTATTGCAAGTGTAAAAGTTGAAATCGATGGCAAGGAATATGAAGATCAGAGTACTGGTGATGGCCAGTATGATGCTTTCGTGAAAGCTTTACGTAATATATATAAGGTAAAGCTTGGCAAAACCTTCCCATTGCTTGACAACTATCAGGTAAGTATTCCTCCTGGCGGTCGTACAGATGCACTTGTTCAGACTGTCATCACTTGGCGTGAAGGTAATCGTATCTGGAGAACCCGTGGTTTGGATGCCGACCAGACTGAGGCTGCTATCAAGGCAACGCTGAAGATGATTAATATGTATGAGGCAGATAAGAATGACGAACAGCAAGTATCGCCTCGAAATTTAGATATGGAATAAAAACGATTAAAAAATAAATAAAATGAAATTAAACATTGCAGTTCTCGCCGGTGATGGTATCGGACCAGAGATTATGAAGCAGGGCGTTGCTGTTATGCAGGCCATTGCAGAGAAATTCAATCACGAGTTTACTTACAACGAGGCTATCTGCGGCGCTCATGCTATCGATGAGGTAGGTGATCCATTCCCAGAGGAGACCTTCAAGACTTGTATGGATGCTGATGCTGTACTTTTCGCAGCTGTTGGTGACCCACGTTTCGACAACAATCCTACTGCCAAGGTTCGTCCTGAGCAGGGTTTGCTCGCTATGCGTAAGAAGTTGGGGCTTTTTGCTAATGTACGTCCTGTTGCAACATTTGATTGCTTGCTCCATAAGTCTCCTTTGAAAGATGAACTCTTGAAGGGTGCTGACTTTGTTGTCATTCGTGAGTTGACCGGTGGTATGTACTTCGGTGAGAAGTATCAGGATAACGACAAGGCTTATGATACAGATATCTACACACGTCCTGAGATTGAGCGCATCTTGAAGGTTGCTTTCGAGTTTGCCATGAAGCGCAATAAGCACTTGACTGTTGTTGATAAGGCAAACGTTTTGGCTTCTTCTCGTCTCTGGCGTCAGATTGCTAAGGAAATGGAACCTCAGTATCCAGAGGTTAATACCGACTATATGTTTATTGACAATGCTTCTATGCGTGTGTTGACAGAACCTACTTTCTTCGATGTCATCGTAACAGAGAATACCTTCGGTGACATCCTGACTGATGAGACCTCATGCATTACAGGTTCTATGGGTTTGCAGCCATCCAGCTCTTTGGGTGAGCATACTCCATTGTTTGAGCCTGTTCATGGTTCATGGCCACAGGCAGCTGGCAAGGATCTTGCCAACCCTGTAGCTCAGATTCTTTCTGCAGCCATGTTGCTTGAGCACTTTGGTCTGAACGAGGAAGGTGCTTTGATTCGCAAGGCTGTTGATGCATCTCTTGATGCCAATGTCCGTACACCTGAAATTCAGGTTGAGGGCGGTGCACAGTACGGTACCACTCAGGTTGGTGAGTGGATCGTAAACTGGATCAAGAATGCGTAATCTACAGATGCTATATTTATATATGATTATACTATTTTCATGGGGAATGTTTCTTACATTCCCCATTTTTATTGCTTGTTTCTTTGGCTCAAAATATCAAAAGTTTCTTAAATAAAGAAAATATCTCTCATTTTTAATATTATTTAGATTGCTATATTCGTCTATCTGAGGCTAAATGATTACTTTTGCGAATGTTTTAATAATTGCTCCTTATCTTAGAGTGATTAAATACGATTTTAATTTAGAGTTTAAACGTAAAAGTATATAGATTATGGCAGAAGCTATAGATATCCGCGAATTGAATATCCGGATTGAACAACAAAGTCATTTCGTTACCAATCTGGTAACTGGCATGAATAAAGTCATTGTAGGACAGAAGCACCTTGTTGACTGTCTTTTGATAGGCTTACTTTCAGATGGTCACATTCTCCTGGAAGGTGTGCCGGGATTGGCTAAGACCCTTGCAATTAAAACACTATCTCAATTGATAAGTGCCGATTATAGCCGCATACAGTTTACTCCAGATTTGTTGCCAGCCGATGTGATCGGTACACAGATCTATTCCCAGAAGGATGAGTCTTTTCATGTAAAGAAAGGCCCAGTCTTTGCAAACTTTGTGTTGGCTGATGAAATCAACCGTGCACCTGCTAAAGTACAGAGTGCTTTGCTGGAAGCTATGCAGGAACATCAGGTTACCATTGGCGAACAGACTTTCAAGTTGCCTAATCCTTTCCTTGTTATGGCTACTCAGAATCCTATAGAACAGGAAGGTACTTATCAGCTGCCTGAAGCGCAGGTTGACCGTTTCCTCCTAAAGGTTGTCATTGATTATCCGTCATTGGAAGAGGAAAAACTTATCATCCGTGAAAATATTCAGGGCAGTATGCCTACCGTGACTGCTGTTACTTCTGCTGATGAAATTCTCAAGGCTCGTAGCATTGTCAATGAGGTATATATTGATGAAAAGATTGAGCAGTATATTGCTGACATCGTTTTTGCTACCCGTTATCCTGACCGTTATGGACTGGCAGATTTGAAGGATATGGTTACCTTTGGTGGCAGTCCTCGTGCAAGTATCTCTTTGGCTAAGGCAGCACGAGCATACGCTTTCATCAAGCACCGCGGTTATGTGGTTCCTGAGGACGTGAGAGCTGTTGCTCATGATGTTTTGAGACATCGTATAGGTCTTTCTTATGAGGCTGAGGCAAGTGATGTAACCAGTGAAGAAATTGTAAGCAGAATTATCAACAAGGTGGAGGTTCCTTGATGGATACACAAGATCTTTTAAAGAAAGTTCGTAAGATAGAAATCAAAACCCGCGGATTGAGCCAGAATGTTTTCGCAGGTCAATATCACTCTGCTTTCAAGGGCAGGGGGATGGCTTTTGCGGAAGTAAGGGAGTATCAGTTCGGTGACGATGTGCGTGATATCGATTGGAATGTTACTGCTCGTTTTCATCGCCCGTTCGTCAAGGTTTTTGAAGAGGAACGCGAACTTACGGTCATGCTGTTGGTCGATGTGAGTGGTTCGCTGGATTTTGGTACAACCTGCCAGATGAAACGTGACTTGGCTGCAGAGATAGCTGCCACATTAGCCTTCAGTGCTATTCAGAATAATGATAAGATAGGTGTTATCTTTTTCTCGGACAGAATTGAAAAGTATATTCCTCCGAAGAAGGGAAGAAAACATATTCTTTATATCATTAGGGAAATGTTGGATTTCCATCCCGACAGCCAGCGTACTGATATCGGTGTCGCCTTGGAATATTTCACTCGTGTCATGAAGAGACATTGCACTGCGTTCCTGATTTCGGATTTCTATGATGAAAAAGATTATCAGCACAAACTGCAGATTGCCAATCAGAAACATGATGTAGTGGCCATCCAGGTTTATGATCTGAGGGCAAAGACTTTGCCGGATATCGGCTTGTTGAAGGTTAGGGATGCTGAGACTGGACATGAAATGTATATTGATACCAGTAGCAAGAAAATGAGGTTGGCTCATACTCGCAATTGGATGTATCGGGAAGAAAAACTTCGTGATACATTTGCCAAAAGTAAAGTGGACTGGACTTCCATTGCTACAAATGAAGATTTCTCTAAAGCGCTTCTCATGCTTTTCAAGCAGAGAGGATGAAGTGATTACGATGACTGAAGTATATAAATACTTAGCGAATCATATAATATTAGGTTAATGATTAAAGTTAAAAGTTTTATATTGGCAATCGCCTTGATTTGCAGTGCCTTTTCTGCTTCTGCACAAAGTGTTGAACAGAAGTTGGATTCTCTGCAACTTCTCATTGGTGAGCAGACTACTTTACATCTTACAGTGACTGCCAACCGTGGTCAGAAGATTGTAATGCCTTCTTTCAAACCTTCCCAACAGTTGATACCAGGCGTAGAGGTTGTTGGACAGAGTGAAGAAAATACTTCTGAGATTGATGGTAACCGGATACAGGTGAGTCGCAACTATACGCTTACTTCTTTTGATGAGAATGTGTATGCGATTCCTGCACTCAATGTAAAGGTAAACGGCAAGGACTTTCATGGTAATCCCTTAGCATTGAAGGTTCTTACGGTTCCTGTAGATACAGTTCATCCTAACCAGTTCTATCCTCCTAAGGACGTTCAGGACAATCCTTTCCTCTGGAGTGAATGGAGTGGAATCTTTTGGTTGAGCGTATTGATGTTATTGCTCTGTGGTGCAATGTGCTATCTCTTGCAGAGGTTAAAGCAGAATAAACCAATTCTCAAAAGTTTCCGTATAGTAAAACGAGTTCCTGCTCATGAAAAGGCTCTTAACGAAATCAACGCTATCAAGCATCAGCGCTCTGAGAATCAGGAGAATCTGAAAGAGTATTATACCCGTCTTACCAATACTTTGCGTGAATATATCAATGGTCGCTTCGGATTTAACGCTATGGAGATGACCAGTAGCGAAATTATCGAATGTCTCCAGTCTGCTGGTGATCAGAAGATGATTGATGAATTGAGACAACTCTTCAGAACTGCCGATCTGGTAAAGTTTGCCAAGTATGAGACGCTCATCAATGAAAACGATTCTAATCTCGTTAATGCCATCAACTTTATCGACCAGACAAAGACCGACGAAAAGCCTGTAGAGGAGAAAATTGTTCCAACATTGAGTGAGAATGATAAGAAGTCTCAGAGTCAGCGCAAGGTCATCAAGTTGCTCTTATGGGCAGGCTCTTTGGCGATTGTTGCTATTTTGGTTTATATCGTCTATACAGTGGTTTCACTTGTTTAACAGTGGTTGTTGGACGATAGTTATTAATAAAACGAAAAAATGGAATTTGCAAGTAAAGGATACTTTCTGTTACTCCTGTTATTGATACCTTATATATTATGGTATTTCCTATACAGGAGAAAGAACGAGCCAACGATGCGTATGAGTGATACCAAGCAGTATCTTTATGCGCCTAAGAGTCTGCGTGTTCGTCTGATTCATCTTCCGATGTTTCTGCGCTGCGTCTCTTTTGTACTGATTGTTTGTGCAATGGCTCGTCCTCAAACCCATAATTCCTGGGACAACAAGACGGTGGAAGGTATAAATATCATGCTGGCGATGGACGTATCTACATCCATGCTTGCTGAAGACTTGAAACCTAACCGTATGGAAGCTGCCAAGGATGTTGCTCATGAATTTATCTCTGGCCGTCCTAATGACAATATCGGTTTGACGATTTTTGCCGGTGAGGCTTTTACTCAGTGTCCGATGACCACAGACCATTCGAGCCTCTTACGCCTGTTGCAAGATACTCGTACGGATATAGCTGCACGAGGTCTTATCCAGGATGGAACCGCTGTGGGAATGGGCTTGGCTAATGCAGTGAGTCGTCTGAAAGATTCGAAATCAAAGAGTAAGGTTGTCATTCTTCTGACTGATGGTAGTAATAATATGGGTGATATTTCTCCTATGACAGCTGCAGAAATTGCCAGAAGTTTGGGTATCAGAGTTTATACCATTGGTGTCGGTACTAATAAGGTTGCTCCATATCCAGTACCAGTAGCAGGTGGAATTCAATATGTGAACATTCCTGTAGAAATAGACACGAAGACTTTGAAGGATATTGCCCAGACTACCGATGGTAATTTCTATCGAGCTACCAATAACAAGGAGTTGAAGCAAATCTATCAGGATATTGATAAACTGGAGAAAACGAAGATGAACGTCAAGCATTTCGCCAAGAGATATGAGGCTTATCAGCCTTTCATTATTGCAGCGTTCTTGATCTTGCTCATGGAAATTCTTCTTAGAATCACCTGGTTGAGAAAAATTCCTTAAAAAAAAGAGGTCGAACTTCCATTTTATACATGAAGTCGATTCTTGTAGATTTAAATAGATTAGAAAATGTTACGTTTTGAAGATCCTATATTCCTCTGGTTGCTATGCATCCTTCCTGTTTTGATTTTTATCAGACTGATAGGATGGAGGAGGAGACATGCAAAGTTGAAGAAGCTGGGTGATCCTGAGCTTCTCAAACAACTGATGCCCGGTATTTCAAAATACCGTCCTACCGTGAAATTCTGTCTGATGTTATCAGCATTGGCGCTTCTGATTGTCATGTTGGCTCGTCCGCAGATGGGTAGCAAGATTTCGCATGATAAGCGCCAGGGTATTGAAACTATCATTTGTTTGGATATCTCCAACTCTATGTTGGCAGAGGATGTCGTTCCTTCCCGTCTTGACAAGAGTAAGATGCTGGTAGAAAATCTGGTTGATAATTTTACCAATGACAAGATTGGACTGATTGTTTTTGCTGGCGATGCGTTTGTACAGTTGCCTATTACCAGCGATTACGTTTCTGCCAAGATGTTCTTGCAGAATATTACCCCTGGTCTGATTCAGACACAAGGCACCAATATAGCTGATGCCGTTGATTTGGCTTCTAAAAGTTTTACCCAACAGAACAATGTTGGACGTGCTATCGTTGTGATTACTGATGGTGAAAACCATGAACCAGGTGCAACGGAGGCTGCTGCCGCTGCCAAGAAAAAAGGTATTAATGTATTTATCCTTGGTATTGGTAATACGAAAGGTGCGCCTATCCCTATGGGTGATGGCGGTTATCTGAAAGATCATTCCGGTAATACGGTTATGACTGCCCTGAATGAAAACATGTGCAAGGAATTGGCTCAGGCTGGTAGCGGACAGTATATTCATGTTGATAATACCAGCGATGCAGAGAAAACACTGAATGATGATCTGGCAAAATTGCAAAAGGGAGATACTTCTTCTGTGATATACAGTGAGTATGACGAACAGTTTCAGGCTGTTGGTATTTTAGTGATATTGCTCTTAATCATAGAAATCTGTATTTTGGAAGTGAAAAATCCTCTGTTGAGAAATGTCATGTTCTTTGGAAAGGCCTTTTCTATGGGAAAGGCTGCCAAATCATCGCAATTGGGTAAAACCAGTATCCTGCTTTTACTCTTATTGGTAAATAGTGCACTGGTATTTGCACAAAATGACAGAACCTTTATACGACAGGGTAATAAGTTATACCGTACTCAGAAATGGGCTCAGGCAGAAACCCAATATCGAAAAGCGATATCTAAAAATGCGAAGAATACCCAGGCATTGTATAATTTAGGTTGTGCCTTGATGATGCAGCAGAAGGATTCCATGGCGATGGTACAGTACCAGCATGCAGCACAGGAAGAAACCAATGTGCTGAGACGTTCCAAGAGTTATCACAACATGGGTGTTATCATGCAAAACCATCGTGAATATGCCAAGGCTATTGAATGTTATAAAATGGCTCTGAGATGTAATCCTCAGGATAATGAAACAAGATATAATCTGGCTTTGTGTAAGAAACTTCTGAAGAATCAACCTCAAAAGAATAATAAAGATAATAAGAATAATAAGAATAAGAACAAGAACAACAAAAATAAAAACAAAGACCAGAATAATAAGGACAAGAATAACGAACAAGATAAAAACAATAAGAAAAATAACGACAAGGATAAGAATAAACAGAACCAGAACGAAGAGCGTAATCAGGACAAGATGAGCAAAGACAACGCTGAGCAACTTCTGAATGCAGCTATTCAACAAGAGAAGGCAACAAAACAGAAAATGCAGAAAGCATTGTCACAGCCTAAGAGCCGCTCTTATGAGAAAAACTGGTAATAGGAATCTTATCACAGACTCTTTTTTTCAAAAAGTAAAATTATGATGTGTATAATGAAACATATTGGACGTTATGCGATATTGGTGGTGATTGCTATTTGCTGTGCTCTGAGTTCCAGAGCTCAGCATATTGTTGTATCTGCTCCATCTCATGTGTCGGCGGGTGAGAACTTCCGTCTGGCTTACACTATTAATACGCGTGATGTGGAGGAATTCCGCATGGGCGGAGTACCAGAAGGATTGGAAGTGATAGCCGGTCCTTATACTTCCCAGCAGTCCAGCTATCAGATGATTAACGGACATACCAGTTCTTCTTCTTCCGTTACTATTACTTATACTTTGTATGCTGCAAAGAATGGTTCTTATACGATAGGATCTTCTCATGCTGTAGTAAATGGTAAGAGAATTGCTTCTCGTGCTGTTAAGGTGAGTGTTTCTGGTCATGCCAGAAATTCCAATGGTGCTCCGAATATGCACGGAAGTTCCAATATGGATGATGAACCTCGTATGCGACAGGCTGGTTCTTCTATTTCTGGTAGAGATCTTTTCATCAAGGTTTCTGCCAATAAGAAAACGGTTCATGAACAGGAACCTGTCTTGTTGACCTATAAGGTATATACACAGGTTGATTTGTCTCAGTTGGAAGGTAAAATGCCAGATCTGAAGGGTTTCCATACTCAGGAGGTTGCTTTGCCTCAGCAGAAGGCTTTTCATAGTGAAATGGTCAATGGTCGTCAATATAAGTGTGTGACCTGGAGCCAGTATGTCATGTATCCGCAGATGACTGGTAAACTTGAAATTCCGTCTATTACTTTTAAGGGTCTTGTCGTTCAGCAGAATCGTAATGTGGATCCGATGGAAGCCTTCTTTAATGGTGGTTCCGGTTACGTTGAGGTACACAAGGATATCAAGGCGCCAGGCATGACTATCAATGTTTTGCCTTTGCCATCACGTCCTGCTAATTTCTCAGGAGGTGTAGGTAAGTTTAATATTTCTGCAAGTATTGACAAGAAAGAAGTAAAAGCTGGTGATCCTGTTACGATTCGTGTGGTTGTGGGTGGAGTAGGAAACCTCAAACTTCTCAAACAACCTGTCGTTACTTTGCCGAAAGATTTTGATAAATATGATGCTAAGATAACCGACAAGACTCGCCTGACCTCCAATGGTGTTGAAGGTAATATGGTATATGATTTCTTGGTTGTACCTCGTAATCAGGGTTCTTATAAGATTCCGCCTGTAGAATTTACCTACTACGATACATCTTCTAATTCATATAAAACCATCAAGACTCAGGCTTTTGATTTGACTGTGTCTAAAGGTGATGGTTCTACAGATAGTTCACAGGATTTCTCTGATCAGGCAAAGGATATTCGTGCTTTGAAATTAGGAAAGAGTAAGTTGCATGATTTGGATGATATGTTCTATGGCAGTTTTGGATATTGGACCAGTCTGCTTGTTCCGCTTATCACTTTTATTGTTTTGCTTGTTGTCTTCCGCAAACGAGCTTTGGAAAATGCAGATATCGTGAAGGTTCGTTCCAATAAGGCTAATAAGATTGCAACGAAGCGTCTGAAAAAGGCTCAGCAGTTAATGTCTCATGGTAAACAGAGTGAATTCTATGATGAAGTTTTGCGAGCTTTGTGGGGTTATGTAAGCTATAAGCTGAATATTCCTGTAGAGAAACTCTCTCGTGAGAATATCACGGAAAATTTAGAGATGCATTCTGTTAACATCTCAACGATTGATAAATTTACCCAGGCATTGGATGAGTGCGAGTTCGAGCGATATGCACCAGGTGATGCTGCTGGTAATATGAACAAGACTTTCAATTCTGCTATGACAGGAATTATGGAAATAGAAAACGCAATCAATGCTATGCGCAAGGAGCACAAGAACCGTGCAAAAGAGGACAGACAGTCCTATTCTTTCATATGGATTCTTGCATTCTTTCTCCTTACATCTGTGTCTGCTTCTGCAATAACCAAGCAGAATGCAGATGCTGAGTATC
This is a stretch of genomic DNA from Segatella hominis. It encodes these proteins:
- a CDS encoding BatD family protein, translated to MKHIGRYAILVVIAICCALSSRAQHIVVSAPSHVSAGENFRLAYTINTRDVEEFRMGGVPEGLEVIAGPYTSQQSSYQMINGHTSSSSSVTITYTLYAAKNGSYTIGSSHAVVNGKRIASRAVKVSVSGHARNSNGAPNMHGSSNMDDEPRMRQAGSSISGRDLFIKVSANKKTVHEQEPVLLTYKVYTQVDLSQLEGKMPDLKGFHTQEVALPQQKAFHSEMVNGRQYKCVTWSQYVMYPQMTGKLEIPSITFKGLVVQQNRNVDPMEAFFNGGSGYVEVHKDIKAPGMTINVLPLPSRPANFSGGVGKFNISASIDKKEVKAGDPVTIRVVVGGVGNLKLLKQPVVTLPKDFDKYDAKITDKTRLTSNGVEGNMVYDFLVVPRNQGSYKIPPVEFTYYDTSSNSYKTIKTQAFDLTVSKGDGSTDSSQDFSDQAKDIRALKLGKSKLHDLDDMFYGSFGYWTSLLVPLITFIVLLVVFRKRALENADIVKVRSNKANKIATKRLKKAQQLMSHGKQSEFYDEVLRALWGYVSYKLNIPVEKLSRENITENLEMHSVNISTIDKFTQALDECEFERYAPGDAAGNMNKTFNSAMTGIMEIENAINAMRKEHKNRAKEDRQSYSFIWILAFFLLTSVSASAITKQNADAEYQKGNYQQAIKDYEDLLKNGVSSDIYYNLGNAYYRTDNITKSVLAFERAHLLSPGDKDINFNLQFVRGKTIDKITPVSEMFFVTWYKALVNYTSVDSWAKTGIIAIIIALVLALVYLFAPQIYLRKMGFFGGIFFLVIFLFCNVFAYQQKEVLLNRTGAIVVAPTVNVKNTPAKSSSDQFVIHEGTRVDITDKSMDDWRGVRLADGRTGWVETKQIEEI